One genomic region from Blastococcus sp. Marseille-P5729 encodes:
- a CDS encoding NUDIX domain-containing protein has product MPIPEFIVELRKHVGQAPLWLTGVTAVVLRETNAGQEVLMIRRSDTDEWAPVTGIVEPGQEVADAAVREVLEEASVHAVVERLVWVSTSALVTHVNGDQAQYVDHTFRMRCLSGEPAPGDDESTDARWWSVATLPAMRPVFAERIAVVLADEPECRLGPLAQA; this is encoded by the coding sequence TTGCCGATTCCCGAGTTCATCGTCGAGCTGCGCAAGCACGTCGGGCAGGCACCGCTGTGGTTGACCGGCGTGACCGCCGTCGTCCTGCGGGAGACGAACGCCGGGCAGGAGGTACTGATGATCCGGCGGTCGGACACCGATGAGTGGGCGCCGGTCACCGGGATCGTCGAGCCCGGGCAGGAGGTGGCGGACGCCGCCGTCCGGGAGGTGCTCGAAGAGGCCTCGGTGCACGCAGTGGTCGAACGGTTGGTCTGGGTCTCGACCAGTGCACTCGTGACGCACGTCAACGGGGACCAGGCCCAGTACGTCGATCACACCTTCCGCATGCGGTGCCTGTCGGGCGAGCCGGCCCCGGGCGACGACGAGAGCACCGACGCCCGATGGTGGTCGGTCGCCACGCTGCCCGCGATGCGACCGGTGTTCGCCGAGCGCATCGCGGTGGTGCTGGCGGACGAGCCCGAATGCCGGCTCGGCCCGCTCGCGCAGGCCTGA
- a CDS encoding DUF1330 domain-containing protein encodes MAKGYWIARVEVTDPDQYQQYVAANGAAFAKYGARFLVRSGKFETVEGQSRARNVVIEFPSYEVALECWRSEEYQYAKSLREGAGLADIIVIEGYDGPQPEPSA; translated from the coding sequence ATGGCCAAGGGTTATTGGATCGCTCGTGTCGAGGTCACCGATCCCGACCAGTACCAGCAGTACGTGGCGGCGAACGGCGCCGCGTTCGCGAAGTACGGCGCCCGGTTCCTGGTGCGCAGCGGCAAGTTCGAGACCGTCGAGGGACAGTCGCGCGCCCGGAACGTCGTGATCGAGTTCCCCTCGTACGAGGTCGCGCTGGAGTGCTGGCGCTCTGAGGAGTACCAGTACGCGAAGTCGCTGCGCGAGGGAGCGGGCCTTGCGGACATCATCGTGATCGAGGGGTACGACGGTCCGCAGCCGGAGCCGTCGGCCTAG
- a CDS encoding Zn-ribbon domain-containing OB-fold protein gives MSQQLPVPEVVINPDAAAYWEGTTRGVVVLQRCDGCQAVIWHPRAICPVCWTQELSTFEASGRGTVYSWTRTQKGLAEYRDAGPYVLAYVELEEGPRVMTNLLGFDDDPQVGDAVTAVFDRVNDDAALLRFRKSG, from the coding sequence ATGAGCCAGCAGCTTCCCGTCCCGGAGGTCGTGATCAATCCGGACGCCGCGGCCTACTGGGAGGGCACCACCCGAGGCGTCGTCGTCCTGCAGCGCTGCGATGGGTGCCAGGCGGTGATCTGGCACCCGCGGGCGATCTGCCCGGTGTGCTGGACCCAGGAGCTCAGCACCTTCGAGGCGTCCGGGCGGGGCACCGTCTACAGCTGGACGCGCACCCAGAAGGGACTCGCCGAGTACCGCGACGCCGGGCCGTATGTGCTCGCGTACGTCGAGCTCGAGGAAGGGCCGCGGGTGATGACCAACCTGCTCGGCTTCGACGACGACCCGCAGGTCGGCGACGCAGTCACCGCGGTATTCGACCGGGTGAATGACGACGCGGCCCTGCTGCGCTTCCGCAAGTCCGGCTGA
- a CDS encoding thiolase domain-containing protein — protein MVDSHARIAGAYEHPGRHLPDTSHAQIHAEAAIGACADAGISLGDVDGFFCSGDAPGFGALSLADYMGLRLSYIDVTEMGGSSPVAQVGHAAAAIAAGKCQIALITLGGKPRTGGAVAGAARPNAPEHSFEAVYGLTTPGGYALAARRHMHEYGTTSEQLAAVKVAASKHAKHNPNAFLPKEVTIEEVLASPMVSDPLHRLDCCVVTDGGGALIVVSPEVAARLDRQSVAVLGHGESPKTADNGRIDLTYTGARWSGPRAFEEAKVTHADIDYASIYDSFTITVVETIEDLGFCEKGQGGAYVADGALEAPDGALPFNTDGGGLCNNHPTNRGGITKVIEAVRQLRGEAHPAVQVADCEIALAHGTGGNLGNRMGSATLILGRE, from the coding sequence ATGGTCGATAGCCACGCACGCATCGCGGGTGCCTATGAGCATCCGGGACGCCACCTTCCCGATACCTCTCACGCCCAGATCCATGCTGAGGCCGCCATCGGCGCCTGCGCGGACGCCGGCATCAGCCTGGGCGACGTCGACGGCTTCTTCTGCTCCGGCGACGCGCCCGGCTTCGGGGCACTCTCGTTGGCCGACTACATGGGCCTGCGACTGTCCTACATAGACGTCACCGAGATGGGTGGCAGCTCGCCGGTCGCGCAGGTCGGGCACGCGGCAGCTGCCATCGCCGCAGGGAAGTGCCAGATCGCGCTGATCACCCTCGGCGGCAAGCCGCGAACAGGTGGGGCGGTCGCCGGTGCGGCTCGACCGAACGCTCCCGAGCACTCGTTCGAGGCGGTCTACGGTCTGACGACCCCCGGCGGGTACGCACTGGCCGCCCGGCGCCACATGCACGAGTACGGCACCACTTCCGAGCAGCTCGCCGCGGTCAAGGTGGCGGCGTCGAAGCACGCGAAGCACAACCCCAACGCCTTCCTGCCGAAGGAGGTGACCATCGAGGAGGTGCTCGCCTCGCCGATGGTCAGCGATCCGCTGCACCGGCTCGACTGCTGCGTGGTGACCGATGGCGGCGGAGCCCTCATTGTCGTGAGCCCGGAGGTCGCCGCACGGCTCGATCGCCAGTCGGTCGCCGTCCTCGGGCACGGTGAGTCACCGAAGACTGCCGACAACGGACGCATCGACCTCACCTACACGGGGGCGCGCTGGTCAGGTCCGCGCGCCTTCGAGGAGGCGAAAGTGACCCACGCCGACATCGACTACGCCAGCATCTACGACTCGTTCACCATCACGGTGGTCGAGACCATCGAAGATCTGGGATTCTGCGAGAAGGGCCAGGGCGGGGCGTATGTCGCCGACGGGGCGTTGGAAGCGCCTGATGGTGCCCTGCCGTTCAACACCGACGGCGGCGGCCTGTGCAACAACCACCCGACCAACCGCGGCGGAATCACGAAGGTCATCGAGGCCGTTCGCCAGCTCCGCGGCGAGGCCCATCCCGCCGTCCAGGTGGCCGACTGCGAGATCGCCCTCGCACACGGCACCGGCGGCAACCTCGGCAACCGCATGGGATCGGCGACGCTGATCCTCGGAAGGGAGTAG
- a CDS encoding VOC family protein, protein MTAPFHSPQLTLFSTDIERLREFYARLGFTQQLRYPADGAAQQIELTLDGLTLRLSDRDSTVSEFGLSADLSGHGAALTVWCDDVVAAHDRLTKVGIASLALPRDWHGGLRTAWLADPDGNPVQLIQPAAATSPKPPTAPATAPTPSAPAVPASQEEPATDGLPATEPSDDDLPLPQSPLPAGYYTEDGTPTFDAVAERIHQRAATAEGNEVLDDESQRGRDATDQFSRLKQAGQDRLAQLRKSMGLDS, encoded by the coding sequence ATGACCGCGCCCTTCCATTCACCGCAGCTGACGCTGTTCAGCACCGACATCGAACGCCTCCGGGAGTTCTACGCACGCCTCGGCTTCACTCAGCAGCTGCGCTATCCCGCCGACGGCGCAGCGCAGCAGATCGAGCTCACGCTCGACGGCCTGACGCTCCGGCTGTCGGATCGGGACTCGACGGTCTCCGAGTTCGGACTGTCTGCCGATCTCAGCGGTCACGGCGCGGCCCTGACGGTGTGGTGCGACGACGTCGTCGCGGCCCATGACCGCCTGACCAAGGTCGGCATCGCCTCGCTCGCGCTACCCCGTGACTGGCATGGCGGCCTCCGCACGGCCTGGCTGGCCGACCCGGACGGCAACCCGGTCCAGCTGATCCAGCCGGCCGCCGCCACCTCACCCAAGCCCCCGACGGCACCCGCGACGGCTCCCACACCGAGTGCACCTGCCGTACCCGCGAGCCAGGAAGAGCCCGCGACGGACGGACTCCCGGCAACCGAGCCGTCCGATGACGACCTGCCACTGCCCCAGTCTCCGCTCCCTGCCGGCTACTACACCGAGGACGGCACACCGACCTTCGACGCCGTCGCGGAGCGCATCCACCAGCGAGCAGCCACCGCTGAGGGCAACGAGGTGCTCGATGACGAGTCGCAGCGTGGACGCGATGCGACAGATCAGTTCAGCAGGCTCAAGCAGGCGGGCCAGGACCGGCTCGCCCAGCTACGCAAATCGATGGGCCTCGACTCCTGA